The following proteins are encoded in a genomic region of Takifugu rubripes chromosome 9, fTakRub1.2, whole genome shotgun sequence:
- the LOC101075236 gene encoding protein regulator of cytokinesis 1-like: MRVSEVHAAESVAYLNRALVRLQDIWDEIGIPEEQRLQRTNEVHKHTKSLLDLMIAEEEELKDRLLKNIESCVKELRVLYDELQLPPFEEEEGCTVLQIEKNNRTRLELMKEHKKKRMEELKSLVAKDRELCGIMCTTPYGIDKDSVPSLQQLTALKAYLDDLTKEKERRHDEFVSIKKDIIACMGDLEQEPETSFEMDVMCEDEEGFCLSDDNIAALKLLLSQLQQRKIEKELCFLDVRTKIKGLWERLQVPQEDREAFSDHMVESKKRNMEALQTELQRLEVLKMNSVKSFIEALRTEVALYWEKCFYSLEQREAFTPYQADDFTEELLNLHEAEVKTLEKYYEDHRELFDGVTKWQENWTLYLELDKKNNDPSRFNNRGGNLLKEEKQRTDLQKSLPKLEKCLKTQIDAWEHEHQKEFQVNGQKFLEYVQQQWDQHHTEKEKEKLERQIKKTKQTQEEMLYGTAKRMPSKRRIAGTPTPGKIRKFNATSSTPTSFLNSGLGGTLCQSAMQKTPLSSSKGFGLRTPGKTFALDRNKENISHPNRNTPGSTLRPQDPQDHTFNFNSYSEFAKNLSEANVKSRQLNSTVSNQ, translated from the exons ATGAGAGTGAG TGAAGTCCACGCAGCAGAGTCTGTTGCATACCTCAACAGAGCTCTGGTGAGGCTGCAGGACATTTGGGATGAAATAGGAATTCCAGAGGAGCAACGCCTACAGAGAACAAACGAAGTCCACAAGCACACGAAG AGTTTGCTTGACCTTATGAttgcagaagaagaggagcttaAGGATAGACTACTAAAGAACATCGAGTCCTGCGTTAAGGAGCTCCGTGTTCTATACGATGAACTTCAGCTGCCCCCATTTGAG gaggaggaaggttgtACTGTGCTGCAGATTGAGAAGAATAATCGCACACGTCTCGAGCTGATGAAGGAGCACAAGAAGAAAAGGATGGAAGAGCTCAAGAGCCTCGTTGCCAAAGACCGTGAGCTGTGTGGAATTATGTGCACAACCCCATATGGCATCGATAAGGACTCCGTCCCATCACTGCAACAGCTGACGGCACTTAAGGCCTATCTGGATGATCTGACCAAAGAGAAG GAGCGCCGCCATGATGAGTTTGTCAGCATCAAAAAGGACATCATAGCTTGCATGGGGGACCTGGAGCAGGAGCCCGAGACCAGTTTTGAGATGGATGTGATGTGTGAGGACGAGGAGGGGTTTTGTCTGTCAGATGACAACATCGCTGCGCTCAAACTGCTCCTCAGTCAG CTGCAACAGCGCAAAATTGAAAAGGAGCTCTGTTTTTTGGACGTTCGCACAAAGATCAAGGGTCTGTGGGAAAGACTTCAGGTTCCCCAGGAGGATCGGGAAGCCTTCTCTGACCATATGGTGGAGTCAAAGAAGAGAAACATGGAGGCA CTGCAAACAGAGCTTCAACGTCTGGAGGTGCTGAAAATGAACAGCGTTAAGAGTTTCATCGAGGCCCTCCGGACTGAGGTCGCACTCTACTGGGAGAAGTGCTTCTACAGTCTGGAGCAGCGGGAAGCTTTTACTCCGTATCAGGCTG ACGATTTCACTGAAGAACTGTTGAACCTGCATGAGGCTGAGGTCAAGACCCTGGAGAAGTACTACGAGGACCACCGGGAACTCTTTGACGGAGTCACAAAGTGGCAGGAGAACTGGACCTTGTACCTAGAGCTGGAC aaaaaaaacaacgacCCGTCTCGGTTCAACAACAGAGGCGGGAACCTTctgaaggaagagaagcagagaacCGACCTGCAGAAGAGTCTGCCCAAG CTGGAAAAGTGTCTGAAAACCCAAATCGACGCGTGGGAGCATGAACACCAGAAAGAATTCCAGGTCAATGGGCAGAAGTTTCTTGAGtatgtgcagcagcagtgggaTCAGCACCACacggagaaggagaaggagaaactgGAGAGG caaataaagaaaactaaACAGACACAGGAGGAAATGTTGTACGGGACTGCGAAACGAATGCCGTCCAAGAGGCGAATAGCCGGGACTCCCACACCTGGAAAAATAAGAAAG TTCAACGCCACCTCCTCGACTCCGACGAGCTTCCTTAATTCGGGTCTTGGGGGAACCCTGTGCCAGTCTGCTATGCAGAAAACACCTCTGTCGTCCAGCAAG ggttTTGGTCTGAGAACTCCCGGAAAAACGTTTGCTCtggacagaaacaaagaaaacatctcCCATCCGAACAGAAACACTCCCGGTAGCACGCTGAGGCCTCAGGATCCTCAGGATCACACCTTCAACTTCAACTCCTACTCTGAATTTGCG aagaACCTTTCTGAGGCCAATGTGAAATCTCGCCAGCTGAATTCGACCGTCAGTAATCAGTGA
- the ubap1la gene encoding ubiquitin-associated protein 1-like, with protein MNALDQVPFQTLLGPLEEAAQPMTAPDIIVPDCTRILQGAEYGFKLERWVLSGPLSPSLKPSCPPYWLLSGSTTESCRAAHRGIDAWGPSPRPRSHSLNSWLHQRTVRLLISDTEDEDGYCEDNEGSSSEDASRRVRERPRGDDAHPHSCVHHCRRGSAPSLRERRQPVAQPEPPKRSSRKRERSLSGRGFLQGAAPARPSPRRQQQQQQQRPSSAGALVKNRRQVLRSGATSGLFFDSAAELLSALSQEERELLEAVTESGYPLRTAIVALQKTGYRSAEKILRYLEACNHLCELGYDEVQVEEALEMFQNCESKAAEFLRLLNQFNEMGFQQNAIKEVLLVHENHRERALEELMTRMA; from the exons ATGAACGCACTGGACCAGGTCCCGTTCCAGACCCTGCTGGGCCCTCTGGAAGAGGCAGCGCAGCCCATGACGGCTCCGGACATCATCGTACCGGACTGCACTCGGATACTACAAGGCGCTGAG TACGGATTCAAACTGGAGAGGTGGGTTTTATCCGGGCCGCTGTCCCCCTCTCTGAAGCCCTCTTGCCCTCCCTACTGGTTGTTGTCGGGCAGCACTACGGAGAGTTGCAGGGCCGCTCACAGGGGCATTGACGCGTGGGGACCGAGTCCTCGGCCCCGCAGCCACAGCCTGAACTCCTGGCTGCACCAGCGCACTGTCAGACTCCTCATCTCCGACACCGAGGATGAAGACGGCTACTGCGAGGACAACGAGGGCTCCTCCAGTGAAGACGCGTCTCGCCGCGTCAGAGAGCGGCCGCGCGGTGACGACGCGCACCCGCATTCCTGCGTTCATCACTGTCGCAGGGGGTCCGCGCCGTCGCTCCGGGAGCGCAGGCAGCCGGTGGCACAGCCGGAGCCCccgaagaggagcagcaggaagagggagcGGTCGCTGAGCGGCCGGGGCTTCCTCCAGGGCGCCGCGCCCGCGCGTCCGTCTCCccgcaggcagcagcagcagcagcagcagcggccctCCTCCGCAGGAGCTCTGGTCAAGAACCGCAGACAG GTCTTGAGGTCGGGCGCCACGTCCGGGCTTTTCTTTGACTCTGCGGCGGAGCTGCTGTCGGCTCTGAGCCAGGAGGAGCGGGAGCTTCTGGAGGCCGTCACGGAGAGTGGATACCCTTTACGCACGGCCATCGTGGCTCTGCAGAAGACCGGCTACCGCAGCGCAGAGAAG ATCCTGAGGTACCTGGAGGCTTGCAATCATCTGTGTGAGCTGGGATATGATGAAGTGCAGGTTGAGGAAGCTCTGGAGATGTTTCAGAATTGTGAAAGCAAG gctgCCGAGTTCCTGCGCCTTCTAAACCAGTTTAATGAAATGGGCTTCCAGCAAAACGCGATCAAAGAAGTGCTGCTGGTTCACGAAAACCACCGCGAGAGGGCGCTAGAGGAGCTCATGACGCGCATGGCCTGA
- the clpxb gene encoding ATP-dependent Clp protease ATP-binding subunit clpX-like, mitochondrial isoform X1, with translation MSCPCTSAARLFLSTAHRGLSCSRFQFFALGRQGSREGLSPAWVRVRPFSETAACYSSKDGPTKDGGSDAGKKSIGEGKRTSGSGGSGKGGNQLRCPKCGDPCTHVETFVSSTRFVKCEKCHHFFVVLSETDSKKGLSKEAESAAEAVKLAFSQKPPPPPKKIYAYLDKYVVGQSYAKKVLAVAVYNHYKRIYNNIPAGSRQQVEVEKQPTLTPRELEMRRREDEYRFTKLLQIAGISPHGNALGASMQQQASPNTPQERRGGEVLDSAHSDIKLDKSNIILLGPTGSGKTLLAQTLARCLDVPFAICDCTTLTQAGYVGEDIESVIAKLLQDANYSVDKAQQGIVFLDEVDKIGSVPGIHQLRDVGGEGVQQGLLKLLEGTIINVPEKNSRKLRGETVQVDTTNILFVASGAFNGLDRIISRRKNEKYLGFGTPSNLGKGRRAAAAADLANSSGETDAVAEIEEKDRLLKHVEARDLIEFGMIPEFVGRLPVVVPLHSLDEDTLVRILTEPRNAVVPQYQALFSMDKCELNVNKAALRAIARMALERKTGARGLRSIMEKLLLEPMFEVPHSDIVAVEVDKDAVQGKSQPRYVRAATKESSEEEYDSGMEEENWPRQADAANN, from the exons ATGTCCTGTCCGTGCACCTCGGCTGCCAGGCTGTTCCTGAGCACGGCCCACAGAG GTTTGTCATGCTCCAGGTTCCAGTTCTTCGCTCTTGGTCGTCAGGGCTCTCGTGAAGGTCTTTCCCCTGCCTGGGTACGCGTGAGGCCGTTTTCAGAGACGGCCGCCTGCTACAGCTCCAAAGATGGGCCCACGAAGGACGGGGGAAGCGACGCTGGGAAG AAAAGCATCGGTGAAGGGAAGAGAACGTCTGGCTCCGGAGGATCCGGCAAAGGGGGGAACCAGCTCCGCTGCCCTAAATGTGGGGATCCGTGCACTCACGTGGAGACTTTTGTGT CGTCCACGCGGTTCGTCAAATGTGAGAAGTGCCATCACTTTTTCGTGGTCCTGTCTGAGACGGACTCCAAGAAGGGGCTGAGCAAAGAGGCGGAATCTGCTGCCGAGGCGGTGAAACTGGCCTTTTCCCAgaagcccccccctcctccgaaGAAG ATATACGCGTACCTGGATAAATACGTCGTTGGCCAGTCCTACGCCAAGAAAGTGTTGGCGGTGGCCGTGTACAACCACTACAAACGCATCTACAACAACATCCCGGCCGGGAGTCGGCAGCAGGTGGAAGTGGAAAAGCAGCCGACTTTAACCCCTCGTG AGCTAGAGATGAGAAGACGAGAGGATGAGTACAGATTCACAA AACTGCTGCAGATCGCAGGGATCAGCCCTCACGGGAACGCGCTGGGAGCGTCCATGCAGCAGCAGGCCAGTCCAAACACCCCCCAGGAGAGGCGGGGCGGCGAGGTCCTGGACTCGGCGCACAGCGACATCAAACTGGACAAGAGCAACATCATCCTCCTCGGCCCCACGGGCTCAG GGAAAACGCTGCTGGCGCAGACGCTGGCGCGCTGCCTGGACGTCCCCTTCGCCATCTGCGACTGCACCACGCTCACCCAGGCCGGATACGTGGGCGAGGACATCGAGTCGGTCATCGCCAAACTGCTGCAGGACGCCAACTACTCTGTGGACAAAGCGCAGCAAG gaatTGTTTTCCTGGATGAGGTCGATAAGATTGGCAGCGTTCCTGGAATTCACCAGCTCAGGGATGTCGGCGGCGAGGGCGTGCAGCAG GGGTTGCTCAAACTGCTGGAGGGCACGATCATCAACGTTCCCGAGAAAAACTCCAGGAAGCTGCGAGGGGAAACGGTGCAGGTGGACACGACCAACATCCTGTTTGTGGCCTCTGGCGCTTTCAACGGGCTCGACCGGATCATCAGCAGAAGGAAGAACGAAAAG TACCTGGGATTCGGAACGCCCTCCAACCTGGGGAAGGGGCGGCGGGCCGCCGCGGCGGCGGACTTGGCCAACAGCAGCGGCGAGACGGACGCGGTGGCGGAGATCGAGGAGAAGGACAGGTTGCTGAAGCACGTGGAGGCCAGGGACCTGATCGAGTTCGGCATGATCCCGGAGTTTGTCGGCCGCCTGCCCGTGGTCGTTCCCCTGCACAGCCTGGACGAGGACACGCTGGTGCGGATCCTGACGGAGCCGCGCAACGCCGTGGTGCCGCAGTACCAAGCTCTGTTCAGCATGGACAAG TGTGAGCTCAACGTGAACAAAGCTGCCTTGAGGGCCATCGCCAGGATGGCGCTGGAGAGGAAAACTGGAGCGCGAGGGCTGCGGTCCATCATG GAAAAGCTCCTCCTGGAGCCCATGTTTGAGGTCCCCCACTCCGACATCGTCGCGGTCGAGGTGGACAAGGACGCGGTCCAGGGGAAGTCCCAGCCCAGATACGTCAG AGCTGCGACCAAGGAGTCTTCGGAGGAGGAGTACGACTCCggcatggaggaggagaactgGCCCCGGCAGGCGGACGCCGCCAACAACTGA
- the clpxb gene encoding ATP-dependent Clp protease ATP-binding subunit clpX-like, mitochondrial isoform X2, protein MSCPCTSAARLFLSTAHRGLSCSRFQFFALGRQGSREGLSPAWVRVRPFSETAACYSSKDGPTKDGGSDAGKKSIGEGKRTSGSGGSGKGGNQLRCPKCGDPCTHVETFVSSTRFVKCEKCHHFFVVLSETDSKKGLSKEAESAAEAVKLAFSQKPPPPPKKIYAYLDKYVVGQSYAKKVLAVAVYNHYKRIYNNIPAGSRQQVEVEKQPTLTPRELLQIAGISPHGNALGASMQQQASPNTPQERRGGEVLDSAHSDIKLDKSNIILLGPTGSGKTLLAQTLARCLDVPFAICDCTTLTQAGYVGEDIESVIAKLLQDANYSVDKAQQGIVFLDEVDKIGSVPGIHQLRDVGGEGVQQGLLKLLEGTIINVPEKNSRKLRGETVQVDTTNILFVASGAFNGLDRIISRRKNEKYLGFGTPSNLGKGRRAAAAADLANSSGETDAVAEIEEKDRLLKHVEARDLIEFGMIPEFVGRLPVVVPLHSLDEDTLVRILTEPRNAVVPQYQALFSMDKCELNVNKAALRAIARMALERKTGARGLRSIMEKLLLEPMFEVPHSDIVAVEVDKDAVQGKSQPRYVRAATKESSEEEYDSGMEEENWPRQADAANN, encoded by the exons ATGTCCTGTCCGTGCACCTCGGCTGCCAGGCTGTTCCTGAGCACGGCCCACAGAG GTTTGTCATGCTCCAGGTTCCAGTTCTTCGCTCTTGGTCGTCAGGGCTCTCGTGAAGGTCTTTCCCCTGCCTGGGTACGCGTGAGGCCGTTTTCAGAGACGGCCGCCTGCTACAGCTCCAAAGATGGGCCCACGAAGGACGGGGGAAGCGACGCTGGGAAG AAAAGCATCGGTGAAGGGAAGAGAACGTCTGGCTCCGGAGGATCCGGCAAAGGGGGGAACCAGCTCCGCTGCCCTAAATGTGGGGATCCGTGCACTCACGTGGAGACTTTTGTGT CGTCCACGCGGTTCGTCAAATGTGAGAAGTGCCATCACTTTTTCGTGGTCCTGTCTGAGACGGACTCCAAGAAGGGGCTGAGCAAAGAGGCGGAATCTGCTGCCGAGGCGGTGAAACTGGCCTTTTCCCAgaagcccccccctcctccgaaGAAG ATATACGCGTACCTGGATAAATACGTCGTTGGCCAGTCCTACGCCAAGAAAGTGTTGGCGGTGGCCGTGTACAACCACTACAAACGCATCTACAACAACATCCCGGCCGGGAGTCGGCAGCAGGTGGAAGTGGAAAAGCAGCCGACTTTAACCCCTCGTG AACTGCTGCAGATCGCAGGGATCAGCCCTCACGGGAACGCGCTGGGAGCGTCCATGCAGCAGCAGGCCAGTCCAAACACCCCCCAGGAGAGGCGGGGCGGCGAGGTCCTGGACTCGGCGCACAGCGACATCAAACTGGACAAGAGCAACATCATCCTCCTCGGCCCCACGGGCTCAG GGAAAACGCTGCTGGCGCAGACGCTGGCGCGCTGCCTGGACGTCCCCTTCGCCATCTGCGACTGCACCACGCTCACCCAGGCCGGATACGTGGGCGAGGACATCGAGTCGGTCATCGCCAAACTGCTGCAGGACGCCAACTACTCTGTGGACAAAGCGCAGCAAG gaatTGTTTTCCTGGATGAGGTCGATAAGATTGGCAGCGTTCCTGGAATTCACCAGCTCAGGGATGTCGGCGGCGAGGGCGTGCAGCAG GGGTTGCTCAAACTGCTGGAGGGCACGATCATCAACGTTCCCGAGAAAAACTCCAGGAAGCTGCGAGGGGAAACGGTGCAGGTGGACACGACCAACATCCTGTTTGTGGCCTCTGGCGCTTTCAACGGGCTCGACCGGATCATCAGCAGAAGGAAGAACGAAAAG TACCTGGGATTCGGAACGCCCTCCAACCTGGGGAAGGGGCGGCGGGCCGCCGCGGCGGCGGACTTGGCCAACAGCAGCGGCGAGACGGACGCGGTGGCGGAGATCGAGGAGAAGGACAGGTTGCTGAAGCACGTGGAGGCCAGGGACCTGATCGAGTTCGGCATGATCCCGGAGTTTGTCGGCCGCCTGCCCGTGGTCGTTCCCCTGCACAGCCTGGACGAGGACACGCTGGTGCGGATCCTGACGGAGCCGCGCAACGCCGTGGTGCCGCAGTACCAAGCTCTGTTCAGCATGGACAAG TGTGAGCTCAACGTGAACAAAGCTGCCTTGAGGGCCATCGCCAGGATGGCGCTGGAGAGGAAAACTGGAGCGCGAGGGCTGCGGTCCATCATG GAAAAGCTCCTCCTGGAGCCCATGTTTGAGGTCCCCCACTCCGACATCGTCGCGGTCGAGGTGGACAAGGACGCGGTCCAGGGGAAGTCCCAGCCCAGATACGTCAG AGCTGCGACCAAGGAGTCTTCGGAGGAGGAGTACGACTCCggcatggaggaggagaactgGCCCCGGCAGGCGGACGCCGCCAACAACTGA
- the LOC105416962 gene encoding gliomedin-like isoform X1 codes for MQERSSAVLQLAGMLALLLSSAGLLYLLVRQSDLTEELLRLEAQVKALAQSCGPRGGATLQAEGLKRLNRNRRNQEGAERQEEKDMLMLMSYSMLPLKSIIELCNVSRETCSTVGVPGPQGAPGPEGRRGRRGPPGPLGPPGPPGPPGPACSSDKEGQEAARGHFPPVSATSVEPWTLIGEVGDVTRPSTTHQEQQGEDLSTTSDVENITVAPVKLLAGLIQSSKTVREKTPVTVQNESESPRPDASSALEAPTGAVTATPTSNPADGVRDEFNYTETPQDLFDVSESPTNDRELSREMWNFTEFRKILDRSAEPDLHQSSDTVSVPHTAAENESESFPNDDSYDSPNDPNDGNVTEATLPTTAASVGETQKRDTSITMVTPLRNECRIKTIRCSEEAIPMRSTFGAWMLDASQLDDGTFWIAEHFSGRLLEVQHNASSPQNRSHQTVDVSRFYQGCGHVVYRASLYFHNGGTNRLIKFDLNTGRTSALVMAGSRYHNLAYLFPNSKTYFKFAVDENGLWVIFAASAGDSVMVAKLGAESFSVEAIVNTHYPTAKAGNAFVVCGVLYFTDDADRKVTYAFDLYEERPESVDFDLRPAGGVLAMVSYYPTRTLLYMWDNSSVKSCKVNLA; via the exons atgcaggagaggagcagcgctGTCCTGCAGCTGGCGGGGATGTTAGCGCTGCTGCTGAGCTCGGCGGGGTTGCTGTACCTGCTGGTGCGGCAGAGCGACCTgacggaggagctgctgcggCTGGAGGCCCAGGTCAAGGCGCTGGCGCAGAGCTGCGGCCCCCGGGGCGGCGCCACCCTGCAGGCGGAGGGGCTGAAGAGACTCAACCGCAACCGGAGGAACCAGGAGGGAGCAGAAAGGCAAGAGGAGAAGGacatgctgatgctgatgagctACTCCATGCTTCCT CTAAAATCCATAATTGAACTTTGCAACGTCTCCAGGGAAACATGCTCAACAG TAGGTGTGCCAGGACCACAGGGTGCGCCGGGGCCGGAGGGCAGGCGAGGGAGACGAG GTCCCCCTGGTCCCCTTGGTCCCCCTGGTCCCCCTGGTCCCCCTGGTCCTGCGTGTTCATCTGATAAAGAGGGACAGGAAGCTGCCAGGGGACACTTCCCTCCTGTCTCAGCAACATCCGTGG AACCGTGGACGCTGATCGGTGAGGTCGGTGATGTAACGCGACCCAGCACAACTCACCAAGAACAACAAG GGGAAGACCTCAGCACCACCAGTGATGTGGAAAACATCACAGTGGCTCCGGTTAAACTGCTCGCAG GCCTGATTCAAAGCAGCAAGACTGTCAGAGAAAAGACGCCTGTCACTGTGCAAAATG AGTCCGAATCTCCTCGTCCGGATGCCAGCAGCGCTTTGGAGGCACCGACCGGCGCCGTCACAG CAACACCGACATCAAATCCTGCTGATGGAGTCAGAGATGAGTTCAACTACACTGAGACGCCTCAAGACCTCTTTGATGTTTCTG AATCTCCAACAAATGACAGAGAGCTGAGCAGAGAGATGTGGAACTTCACTGAGTTCAGGAAAATCCTGGACAGAAGTGCAGAACCTg ACCTCCATCAGAGCAGCGACACCGTCAGCGTTCCCCACACAGCCGCGGAAAACG AGTCGGAATCGTTCCCTAACGACGACAGCTACGACTCGCCCAACGATCCCAACGATGGGAATGTGACAGAGGCGACTCTTCCCACaa CCGCAGCTTCAGTGGGTGAGACTCAGAAGAGGGACACTAGTATCACCATGGTTACGCCCCTGAGAAATg AGTGCAGAATAAAGACTATTAGATGTTCGGAGGAGGCCATCCCAATGAGAAGCACGTTTGGAGCCTGGATGTTGGACGCGTCCCAGCTGGACGATGGGACATTTTGGATCGCCGAGCACTTTTCAG GTCGACTCCTGGAGGTGCAACACAACGCGTCTTCCCCTCAGAATCGAAGCCACCAAACGGTGGACGTCAGCAGGTTCTACCAGGGCTGCGGCCACGTCGTTTACCGGGCCTCCCTGTACTTTCACAACGGAGGAACAAACAGACTTATAAA ATTTGACCTGAACACCGGCAGAACCAGCGCTCTCGTCATGGCCGGCAGCAGATATCACAACCTGGCGTATCTTTTCCCCAACTCCAAGACCTATTTCAAGTTTGCCGTGGACGAGAACGGGCTCTGGGTGATCTTCGCCGCCAGCGCTGGTGACAGCGTGATGGTGGCGAAGCTCGGAGCAGAATCCTTCTCCGTGGAGGCCATCGTCAACACTCACTACCCCACAGCCAAAGCAGGAAATGCTTTTGTGGTCTGTGGCGTGCTGTATTTCACAGATGACGCGGACAGGAAAGTCACTTATGCCTTTGATTTGTATGAAGAGAGGCCAGAAAGTGTCGATTTTGATTTGAGGCCAGCTGGCGGCGTCTTGGCGATGGTGTCTTATTATCCCACCAGGACACTTCTGTACATGTGGGACAACAGCAGTGTCAAGTCCTGCAAGGTCAACCTGGCTTGA
- the LOC105416962 gene encoding gliomedin-like isoform X2, with the protein MQERSSAVLQLAGMLALLLSSAGLLYLLVRQSDLTEELLRLEAQVKALAQSCGPRGGATLQAEGLKRLNRNRRNQEGAERQEEKDMLMLMSYSMLPLKSIIELCNVSRETCSTGVPGPQGAPGPEGRRGRRGPPGPLGPPGPPGPPGPACSSDKEGQEAARGHFPPVSATSVEPWTLIGEVGDVTRPSTTHQEQQGEDLSTTSDVENITVAPVKLLAGLIQSSKTVREKTPVTVQNESESPRPDASSALEAPTGAVTATPTSNPADGVRDEFNYTETPQDLFDVSESPTNDRELSREMWNFTEFRKILDRSAEPDLHQSSDTVSVPHTAAENESESFPNDDSYDSPNDPNDGNVTEATLPTTAASVGETQKRDTSITMVTPLRNECRIKTIRCSEEAIPMRSTFGAWMLDASQLDDGTFWIAEHFSGRLLEVQHNASSPQNRSHQTVDVSRFYQGCGHVVYRASLYFHNGGTNRLIKFDLNTGRTSALVMAGSRYHNLAYLFPNSKTYFKFAVDENGLWVIFAASAGDSVMVAKLGAESFSVEAIVNTHYPTAKAGNAFVVCGVLYFTDDADRKVTYAFDLYEERPESVDFDLRPAGGVLAMVSYYPTRTLLYMWDNSSVKSCKVNLA; encoded by the exons atgcaggagaggagcagcgctGTCCTGCAGCTGGCGGGGATGTTAGCGCTGCTGCTGAGCTCGGCGGGGTTGCTGTACCTGCTGGTGCGGCAGAGCGACCTgacggaggagctgctgcggCTGGAGGCCCAGGTCAAGGCGCTGGCGCAGAGCTGCGGCCCCCGGGGCGGCGCCACCCTGCAGGCGGAGGGGCTGAAGAGACTCAACCGCAACCGGAGGAACCAGGAGGGAGCAGAAAGGCAAGAGGAGAAGGacatgctgatgctgatgagctACTCCATGCTTCCT CTAAAATCCATAATTGAACTTTGCAACGTCTCCAGGGAAACATGCTCAACAG GTGTGCCAGGACCACAGGGTGCGCCGGGGCCGGAGGGCAGGCGAGGGAGACGAG GTCCCCCTGGTCCCCTTGGTCCCCCTGGTCCCCCTGGTCCCCCTGGTCCTGCGTGTTCATCTGATAAAGAGGGACAGGAAGCTGCCAGGGGACACTTCCCTCCTGTCTCAGCAACATCCGTGG AACCGTGGACGCTGATCGGTGAGGTCGGTGATGTAACGCGACCCAGCACAACTCACCAAGAACAACAAG GGGAAGACCTCAGCACCACCAGTGATGTGGAAAACATCACAGTGGCTCCGGTTAAACTGCTCGCAG GCCTGATTCAAAGCAGCAAGACTGTCAGAGAAAAGACGCCTGTCACTGTGCAAAATG AGTCCGAATCTCCTCGTCCGGATGCCAGCAGCGCTTTGGAGGCACCGACCGGCGCCGTCACAG CAACACCGACATCAAATCCTGCTGATGGAGTCAGAGATGAGTTCAACTACACTGAGACGCCTCAAGACCTCTTTGATGTTTCTG AATCTCCAACAAATGACAGAGAGCTGAGCAGAGAGATGTGGAACTTCACTGAGTTCAGGAAAATCCTGGACAGAAGTGCAGAACCTg ACCTCCATCAGAGCAGCGACACCGTCAGCGTTCCCCACACAGCCGCGGAAAACG AGTCGGAATCGTTCCCTAACGACGACAGCTACGACTCGCCCAACGATCCCAACGATGGGAATGTGACAGAGGCGACTCTTCCCACaa CCGCAGCTTCAGTGGGTGAGACTCAGAAGAGGGACACTAGTATCACCATGGTTACGCCCCTGAGAAATg AGTGCAGAATAAAGACTATTAGATGTTCGGAGGAGGCCATCCCAATGAGAAGCACGTTTGGAGCCTGGATGTTGGACGCGTCCCAGCTGGACGATGGGACATTTTGGATCGCCGAGCACTTTTCAG GTCGACTCCTGGAGGTGCAACACAACGCGTCTTCCCCTCAGAATCGAAGCCACCAAACGGTGGACGTCAGCAGGTTCTACCAGGGCTGCGGCCACGTCGTTTACCGGGCCTCCCTGTACTTTCACAACGGAGGAACAAACAGACTTATAAA ATTTGACCTGAACACCGGCAGAACCAGCGCTCTCGTCATGGCCGGCAGCAGATATCACAACCTGGCGTATCTTTTCCCCAACTCCAAGACCTATTTCAAGTTTGCCGTGGACGAGAACGGGCTCTGGGTGATCTTCGCCGCCAGCGCTGGTGACAGCGTGATGGTGGCGAAGCTCGGAGCAGAATCCTTCTCCGTGGAGGCCATCGTCAACACTCACTACCCCACAGCCAAAGCAGGAAATGCTTTTGTGGTCTGTGGCGTGCTGTATTTCACAGATGACGCGGACAGGAAAGTCACTTATGCCTTTGATTTGTATGAAGAGAGGCCAGAAAGTGTCGATTTTGATTTGAGGCCAGCTGGCGGCGTCTTGGCGATGGTGTCTTATTATCCCACCAGGACACTTCTGTACATGTGGGACAACAGCAGTGTCAAGTCCTGCAAGGTCAACCTGGCTTGA